CCCCGCCTCCTGCTGCAGCGTCGAGGTGGTGAAGGGGGGCTTGGGGCTGCGGGTGCCGGGCTTGGATTCCAGACCCGAGACGGATGCTTCGCCGGCCGCTTCCAGCGCGGCGGCCAGGGCACGGGCCCGAGCCTCGTCGAGGACGACGACCGCCTTCTTCAATCGACCGGTGTCGTCGAAGTCGGTGCCGCGGGCGAGGGCGGCGCCGTCCAGGCGCGCGAGACGCGCGGTGAACGGCTGCGCACCGTCGGCGAGCGATCCCTTGACCGCTCCCGTCTCGACGTCCCAGTAGCTGGCCGTGACGAAGGCCATCCGCTCGCGCTCGCGATCGACCACCATCCGGGTGGCCGCGGATTGCACACGACCGGCGCTCAACGCCGCGCCTTCCCGACCGCTGCCGACCTTGCGCCAGAGAACCGGTGAGACATCCCAGCCGTAGAGCCGGTCGAGGACGCGCCGGGTCTCCTGCGCGTCGACGAGGGCGTGATCGAGTTCGCGGGTGTTGTCGACGGCGGCGCGGATGGCGTCTTTCGTGATCTCGTGGAAGACCATGCGCTTGACGGGCACCTTGGGCTTGAGCACCTCGAGCAGGTGCCACGCGATCGCCTCGCCCTCGCGGTCCTCATCGGTGGCGAGGAGGACTTCGTCGGCCCCCTTCAACGCACGCTTGAGTTCGGCGACGGTCTTGGTCTTGCGGTCGTTGACGACGTAGAGGGGATCGAAGTCGTTGTCGATGTCGATCGAGTACTTGCCGTACGCGGCCTTCTTGTCGGCCGGGATGTCCTTCTTGTTCGCCAGGTCGCGGATGTGCCCGACCGAGCTGAGCACCTCGTATCCGTCGCCGAGGTACCCCTGAATGGAGCGCATCTTCGTCGGGGACTCGACGATGACGAGCTTCTTGCCTGTGGATGCCACGGGGGTCCTTTCTTCGTTGCACACCATACACACCGCACAGGGGGGTGATCGCTGAGAGCGGGCGCGGCGTTCCCGGCCGCGTCATGGGAAAGCGGGCGGCCCGGCGCGGGCCGACGCCGACACCGGAAGGCCGAGGACGCGGCCCTCGACCGCGACGGTCGCGATGAGGTCGTCGAGCTCGCAGCGGATGAGCTCGGCTCCGATGGTGGCCGCCAGCTGCTCGGCTCGCTCGCAGGGTACCCCCGACAGCACGCCGGACGCGGCGTCGGCGGCGGCGAGCGCGGCCGCATCGGCGACGCCCGCCACGCGCTGGGCCTGGACCGCGGCGCCGCCCATGGCGAGCAGACCCACCGCGAGAGCGGCGGTCACGCCGACGGCGCCGACGGCGAGCGACGTGCCGGCCACCGGATCACCATCCCCCGGACAGACCGCAGCTGCGCGCCGTCAGGGTCATCGGCAGGACGGGGTGGGCCGGCGCGGCGGCCGACACGCACACGAGATCTCCTTCGCGCGACACGGTACCCCGGGCACCCGCCAGCGCAGCCCCGATCGCGCCCTGGACGCGCGCCGTGTCTTCGCCTCGCGCGGCGAGGCGCGCCGCGTCTGCGGCGGCGTCCTGCAGCCGCACCTGCTGGGCCGAAACCGTCAGCGCGGCGACCGAAAGCAGGACCACGACGATGACGGCGGGCAGCGCCACCGCGAACTCGGCGACGACCGACCCCCGGTCGCCGCCGAGCTCACGGCCTCTCACGCCACCGTCAGCGCGCGGCGGACCAGTTCGGTCAGGATGCCCCGCACCTCGTCGCTGCGCATGATCAGGACGAGAAGGCCGGCAAAAGCGACGGCGGCCATCGTCGCGATGGCGTACTCGGCGGTCGCCGCGCCGGTGTCGTCGGTGAACAGGGTCGCGGCGCGGTGGCGCGTCAGGCGGATCGCGCGCGTGGTGGTGTCGTGCGGGTGGGTCATGGTGGTCACTTCTCTCTGCGATGGGTTGGACGGTGGGCACGTTCGTTGATGGGTCACAGGCTGAGCGCCGACGAGGACAGGACGCTGAGGAACATGGGTCCGACCCCGAGGAGCAGGAACGCAGGAAGCGTGCAGACGCCGAGCGGCAGGAGAAGCTTCGTCGCGAGCTTCGCGGCGCGGAGCCTGCCCTCGACGCGGGCCTGGTGACGCGCGAGCGCGGCAGCGGCGCGCAACAGCTCGACAGCGGGCACCCCGGCCTTCCGTGACAGATCGAGGAGGCCGACCGTCGCGGGTGCAGGAGGGGTTCCGGAGGCCGCGGCGACGAGTGTCCTCGCCCGCTCGATCGAGACGCCGCCGCTGAGGGCGATCGCCAGAAGCTCTCCGTCGAGGCCCGCGATCCCACCGGGCGGCCGGGCCCTGCGGGCGAGGGATGCCGTCCAGCGCCGCGCGATGAGGATGAGGGCGCCGCCGGTGACGAGGCAGGCGATACCCAGGGGGTGCGTGGTGAGGATGCCGACCGTGTCGAAGCCGAGCAGAAGCCCCAGCGCGACCCCGAGGAGGGGCAGCCAGCCGATCAGCCGGGCGGTCCCGGTGGGCTCTGCCAGGGCCACCCGGATCTCATCCGCAGCCTCCTGCGCATCGCGGAGGGCGACGGCGAGACCGCGCAGGCTCGGCGCGAGAGGCGCCCCGACGACGGTGGCAACCTCCCATGCCGCCCCGACCTCCCGCCAGGGGCTCGCCTCCGGCCCCGTTCCGCTGATCGCCGACGCGAGGGCAGCGCCGCCTCGTCGCCGGTCGCGGATCGTCCGCGCCGCGGCATCGCCGGTCTCTGCGAGGTGCTCCCACGCGCGATCGGGTGTCACCCCCGCCTGGAGGAGGACCGCCAGTTTCAGGACGGTGTCGGCGGCGGGGGGCGAGGGCGGAGCGGGCGAGGCCCGACCGGGGAGACGGGCGAGGAGCGCGCTCATCGGCCGGCCACCTCCTCGAGCTCCACGGGCGCGATCTCGAGCCGGCCGGTCGACGAGAGCTGCGGACGCCCGGCGCCAGCGAGGCGGCGCCCGGTCCCGCTCCTCTCGACATGCAGTACCACGTCGATCGCGCTGGTCACCTGCCGGGCGAGCGCGTGGTCCCCGAGTCCTGCCAGCGCGCCGAGTGCTTCGAGCCGGGTGGCGACGTCGCCGAGCCCGTTCGCGTGCACGGTTCCCGCACCTCCGTCATGACCGGTGTTCAGCGCCGAGAGGAGCTCACGCACCTCTGCTCCGCGGCACTCCCCCACCACCAGCCGGTCGGGACGCATCCGCAGCGCTTCACGCACGAGCCGAGCCAGGGCGATCTCGCCCGCCCCCTCGAGGTTGGCCTGGCGCGCCTCGAGCCGAGCATGGTGCGGATGCGAGAGACGCAGCTCCGCGACATCCTCGATCGTGACGATCCTCTCCTCCGCGGGGGCGGCGGAGAGCAGGGCGGCGAGAAGCGTGGTCTTCCCGGCGCCGGCGGCGCCGCTCACGAGCACGTTCGCCCGTCGGGCGACCAACCGCTCGAGCGCGCGCTGGGCGGGCGGGTCGAACATGCCCGTCGCGGCGAGATCGTCCAGCGTCGGGGTACCCAGCCGCGGGATGCGCAGGGAGATGAGGGTGCCCTCCGGCGAGATCGGCGGAAGTACCGCGTGGACGCGGATCCCGCCCTCCAGACGCACATCGACGCACGGCGTCGCGTCGTCGATGTGGCGACCGCCCGCACCGATGAGGTGCACGGCCAGATCGCGGACCTCGTCCTCTCCGGCACGCCACCCGTCCGCGCGCCGGGGCCCCGCTCCGCGGTCGACGAACAGACCCTGTGCACCGTTGACGAAGACGTCCGACACCTCCGGGTCGTCGATGAACGGCGAGAAGGCGTCGAGGACCGCCGGCCGTCGAACCCCGGCCGATGCGGGTTCGCCGGCGGCGTCGACGCCTCCCGCGATACGGGGACGGACGACGAACGGGATCGACATGCCCTCGACCGTAGGCACGGCACACACCGCACACGGCGCCGGAGACGGGACCGGTGGACAGTCGAGCAGCCGGCGAAGATGTGCAGGAGACGACGAGTGATCGCCCCCTCGTGATGCCCCGCCCCCGCGACTCGTCAGAAAGCGCGGCCCGAATCGCGCGGAGGCCGCAGTATCTGACGGGTCGCGACGTGCATCAACGGCTAGCCGACCCGAGACGGCCACAAGCAGAAGGAGGCGGTATCCCATTGGGGGGAATGGGATACCGCCTCCTGCGACGCCCTGGCTCGGGGGGATGGGCGGGCGTCGCGAATGCCAGAATCGAAGTTCGGCCGGTGAAGATCATACGCAGTCGTCACAGGCCGGCAAAACGACGGCGGCGATCTCTCATCGGAATATCACATTCGTCTCATCCACCCACTAACGGAGGTAGTGAGGCATCGCGGGGCATCGGTACCCTCACGAGTGTTGTGGCCGGAGACGGCACCCCGTTCGCCCGCGAAGGAGCGCGCACCGATGAGCATGACCAGCAGCCAGATCGATCACCTGTTGAACGAGAACCGGCGGTTCGCGCCGTCGCCGGGTTTCGCCGAGGACGCCGTTGCGAACGCCGATCTCTACGCCCGCGCGGAAGAGGATCGCGAAGGGTTCTGGGCCGACCAGGCCCGCGAGCTGCTGCACTGGCACACGCCCTTCACGCAGGTGCTGAACTGGTCGAACCCGCCGTTCGCCGAGTGGTT
The Microbacterium sp. SLBN-154 DNA segment above includes these coding regions:
- a CDS encoding Rv3654c family TadE-like protein; this encodes MAGTSLAVGAVGVTAALAVGLLAMGGAAVQAQRVAGVADAAALAAADAASGVLSGVPCERAEQLAATIGAELIRCELDDLIATVAVEGRVLGLPVSASARAGPPAFP
- a CDS encoding TadE family type IV pilus minor pilin, with protein sequence MRGRELGGDRGSVVAEFAVALPAVIVVVLLSVAALTVSAQQVRLQDAAADAARLAARGEDTARVQGAIGAALAGARGTVSREGDLVCVSAAAPAHPVLPMTLTARSCGLSGGW
- a CDS encoding DUF4244 domain-containing protein translates to MTHPHDTTTRAIRLTRHRAATLFTDDTGAATAEYAIATMAAVAFAGLLVLIMRSDEVRGILTELVRRALTVA
- a CDS encoding type II secretion system F family protein, whose product is MSALLARLPGRASPAPPSPPAADTVLKLAVLLQAGVTPDRAWEHLAETGDAAARTIRDRRRGGAALASAISGTGPEASPWREVGAAWEVATVVGAPLAPSLRGLAVALRDAQEAADEIRVALAEPTGTARLIGWLPLLGVALGLLLGFDTVGILTTHPLGIACLVTGGALILIARRWTASLARRARPPGGIAGLDGELLAIALSGGVSIERARTLVAAASGTPPAPATVGLLDLSRKAGVPAVELLRAAAALARHQARVEGRLRAAKLATKLLLPLGVCTLPAFLLLGVGPMFLSVLSSSALSL
- a CDS encoding TadA family conjugal transfer-associated ATPase, producing the protein MSIPFVVRPRIAGGVDAAGEPASAGVRRPAVLDAFSPFIDDPEVSDVFVNGAQGLFVDRGAGPRRADGWRAGEDEVRDLAVHLIGAGGRHIDDATPCVDVRLEGGIRVHAVLPPISPEGTLISLRIPRLGTPTLDDLAATGMFDPPAQRALERLVARRANVLVSGAAGAGKTTLLAALLSAAPAEERIVTIEDVAELRLSHPHHARLEARQANLEGAGEIALARLVREALRMRPDRLVVGECRGAEVRELLSALNTGHDGGAGTVHANGLGDVATRLEALGALAGLGDHALARQVTSAIDVVLHVERSGTGRRLAGAGRPQLSSTGRLEIAPVELEEVAGR